From the Lathyrus oleraceus cultivar Zhongwan6 chromosome 4, CAAS_Psat_ZW6_1.0, whole genome shotgun sequence genome, one window contains:
- the LOC127138401 gene encoding temperature-induced lipocalin-1 — translation MAYNIEAVPEVMKGVDLKRYMGRWYEIASFPSFFQPANGVNTRATYTLNNDGTVHVLNETWNDGKRNSIEGSAYKADPNSDEAKLKVEFKVPPFLPIIPVTGNYWILYLDPYYHYALIGEPTRAFLWILCRENHLNDEIYNQVVQKAVLQGYDVSKLHKTPQSNPPPQ, via the exons ATGGCATACAACATAGAAGCTGTGCCGGAGGTTATGAAGGGTGTAGACCTAAAGAGATACATGGGTCGTTGGTACGAGATTGCTTCTTTCCCTTCGTTTTTTCAGCCTGCAAATGGCGTGAACACTAGAGCCACCTACACTCTGAACAATGATGGAACTGTTCATGTTCTCAACGAGACATGGAATGATGGAAAAAGAAACTCCATAGAAGGAAGTGCTTATAAGGCTGACCCTAATAGCGATGAAGCCAAACTCAAGGTCGAATTCAAAGTTCCTCCATTCTTGCCAATCATTCCTGTCACTGGAAATTACTGGATTTTGTACCTTGATCCATATTATCACTATGCTCTCATTGGTGAACCTACTAGGGCATTTCTTTGG ATTCTATGCAGAGAGAATCATTTGAATGATGAAATCTATAACCAAGTTGTTCAGAAAGCTGTTCTTCAAGGGTATGATGTGAGCAAATTGCACAAGACTCCACAGAGTAATCCTCCACCTCAGTAA